One region of Acidovorax sp. T1 genomic DNA includes:
- a CDS encoding YebC/PmpR family DNA-binding transcriptional regulator — protein MAGHSKWANIQHRKGRQDEKRGKIWTRIIREITVAARAGGGDLSANPRLRLAVDKAKAANMPADRIKYNIDKATGNAEGLTYEEIRYEGYGIGGAAIMIDTMTDNRVRTVAEVRHAFSKHGGNMGTEGSVVFQFKHCGQLIFAPGTSEDKVMEVALEAGAEDVVTDEDGAVEVLTAPADFETVKNALEAAGLTAEVAGVTMRPENTIELTGEDAAKMQKLLDVLEDLDDTQEVYHNAAL, from the coding sequence GTGGCAGGACACAGCAAATGGGCGAATATCCAGCACCGCAAGGGGCGGCAGGATGAAAAACGCGGCAAGATCTGGACCCGCATCATTCGTGAAATCACTGTGGCCGCCCGTGCCGGTGGCGGCGATCTGTCTGCCAACCCCCGCCTGCGCCTGGCGGTGGACAAGGCCAAGGCGGCCAACATGCCCGCCGACCGCATCAAATACAACATCGACAAGGCCACGGGCAACGCCGAGGGCCTGACCTACGAAGAAATCCGCTACGAGGGCTATGGCATTGGTGGCGCCGCCATCATGATCGACACCATGACCGACAACCGTGTGCGCACCGTGGCCGAAGTGCGCCACGCGTTCAGCAAACACGGCGGCAACATGGGCACAGAAGGCTCGGTGGTCTTCCAGTTCAAGCACTGCGGCCAGCTGATTTTTGCCCCCGGTACCAGCGAAGACAAGGTGATGGAAGTCGCCTTGGAGGCGGGTGCCGAAGACGTGGTGACCGACGAAGACGGCGCGGTGGAGGTGCTGACCGCCCCGGCCGACTTCGAAACCGTGAAAAATGCGCTGGAGGCCGCAGGCCTCACTGCCGAGGTGGCGGGCGTGACCATGCGGCCCGAAAACACCATCGAACTGACCGGCGAAGACGCCGCCAAGATGCAAAAACTGCTGGACGTGCTGGAAGACCTGGACGACACCCAAGAGGTCTATCACAACGCGGCGCTGTGA
- a CDS encoding helicase HerA-like C-terminal domain-containing protein, translated as MAEPLLIAKHDTIECHLLPGLANRHGLITGATGTGKTVTLQTLAENFSRIGVPVFMADVKGDLTGASQPGKIGDKLAAVLKERGLPLPTPLACPTTLWDVFGEQGHPVRATVSDMGPLLLGRMLNLNETQLGVLNLVFKIADDSGMLLLDLKDLRAMLQYVGDNAKEFTTEYGNVSAASVGAIQRGLLQIESQGGEQFFGEPMLDIQDFMQTVDGHGVVNILAADKLMNSPRLYATFLLWMLSELFEQLPEIGDPEQPKLVFFFDEAHLLFNEAPKVLIERIELVVRLVRSKGVGVYFVTQNPLDIPDSVLAQLGNRVQHALRAFTPRDQKAVKATATTMRQKPGLDIETAITELAVGEALVSFLDAKGRPSVTERVFVLPPGSQLGPITPQQRQALLASSLVAGVYEKIVDRESAYEKLKGRATEISEQAGNATGNGKSANGATADEGGGLLGGLNDVLFGSTGPRGGKRDGLAQTMAKSAVRTMGTSLGREILRGVLGGIFGGSKRR; from the coding sequence ATGGCCGAACCCCTCCTGATTGCCAAGCACGACACCATCGAATGCCACCTGCTGCCCGGCCTGGCCAACCGCCACGGGCTCATCACCGGAGCCACCGGCACGGGCAAGACCGTGACCCTGCAAACCCTGGCCGAGAACTTCTCACGCATCGGCGTGCCGGTGTTCATGGCCGATGTGAAGGGCGACCTGACGGGCGCCAGCCAGCCCGGCAAGATTGGCGACAAACTGGCGGCGGTGCTCAAGGAGCGCGGCCTGCCCCTGCCCACGCCCCTGGCCTGCCCCACCACGCTGTGGGACGTGTTTGGCGAGCAGGGCCACCCGGTGCGTGCCACGGTATCGGACATGGGCCCGCTGCTGCTGGGTCGCATGCTCAACCTGAACGAGACCCAGCTCGGCGTGCTCAACCTCGTGTTCAAGATTGCCGACGACAGCGGCATGCTGCTGCTGGACCTGAAAGACCTGCGCGCCATGCTGCAGTACGTGGGCGACAACGCCAAGGAGTTCACCACCGAATACGGCAACGTCAGCGCCGCCAGCGTGGGCGCAATCCAGCGCGGCCTGCTGCAGATCGAGAGCCAGGGCGGCGAACAGTTCTTTGGCGAGCCCATGCTCGACATCCAGGACTTCATGCAGACCGTGGACGGCCACGGCGTGGTCAACATCCTGGCGGCCGACAAGCTCATGAACTCGCCGCGTCTGTACGCCACCTTCCTGCTCTGGATGCTGTCTGAGCTGTTCGAGCAACTGCCCGAGATCGGCGACCCCGAGCAGCCCAAACTGGTGTTCTTCTTCGACGAGGCCCACCTGCTGTTCAACGAGGCGCCGAAAGTGCTCATCGAGCGCATCGAGCTGGTGGTGCGCCTGGTGCGCTCCAAGGGCGTGGGCGTGTACTTCGTCACGCAGAACCCGCTCGACATCCCCGACAGCGTGCTGGCCCAGCTGGGCAACCGCGTGCAGCACGCGCTGCGCGCCTTCACGCCGCGCGACCAGAAGGCCGTCAAAGCCACGGCCACCACCATGCGGCAAAAGCCGGGCCTGGACATCGAAACCGCCATCACCGAGCTGGCCGTGGGCGAGGCGCTGGTGAGCTTTCTGGACGCCAAGGGCCGCCCCAGCGTGACCGAGCGCGTGTTCGTGCTGCCGCCGGGCAGCCAGCTGGGCCCCATCACGCCGCAGCAGCGCCAGGCCTTGCTGGCCAGCTCACTCGTGGCGGGGGTGTACGAAAAGATTGTGGACCGCGAATCGGCCTACGAAAAGCTCAAGGGCCGCGCTACCGAGATCAGCGAGCAGGCCGGCAATGCAACAGGCAATGGCAAGAGCGCCAACGGTGCGACTGCCGACGAAGGCGGCGGCCTGCTGGGCGGCCTGAACGACGTGCTGTTTGGCAGCACCGGCCCGCGCGGCGGTAAGCGCGACGGCCTGGCCCAGACCATGGCCAAGTCGGCCGTGCGCACCATGGGCACCTCGCTGGGGCGCGAGATCCTGCGCGGCGTGCTGGGCGGCATCTTCGGCGGCAGCAAACGGCGCTGA
- a CDS encoding J domain-containing protein: protein MTADHYAALGLGANASLSDIKKAFRQKASFYHPDKNDAPDAAQRFQAVQKAYEVLSDEESRQAYDDNRRRNLLDDPLQTAQEIWQTYFKSILPS, encoded by the coding sequence ATGACCGCTGACCATTACGCAGCCCTCGGACTGGGCGCCAACGCGTCGCTGTCCGATATCAAGAAGGCCTTTCGCCAGAAAGCGTCCTTTTATCACCCGGACAAGAACGATGCGCCCGACGCAGCGCAGCGCTTTCAGGCCGTGCAAAAGGCCTACGAAGTGCTGTCGGACGAGGAGTCCCGCCAGGCCTACGACGACAACCGCCGCCGCAACCTGCTGGACGACCCGCTGCAGACCGCGCAAGAGATCTGGCAAACCTATTTCAAGAGCATTCTTCCTTCGTGA
- a CDS encoding enoyl-CoA hydratase-related protein → MNTLTCFSLSITDHVAHLVLNKPEAMNTMHPTFWRELDAVLAQLHQAGEARALVISSTGKHFSAGMALETFGGAITMDDQSPEGRAAIFDLLTDMQATFTRIESLRIPVIMAIHGGCIGGAVDMVTAGCIRYATADAFFCIQEINIGMVADVGTLQRLPKLIPLGVVKELAYTGRRLSAAKALGYGLVNEVFDTQGAMLAAALQCAQEIACKSPVAIWGTKQAVNYARDHSVEDSLRQMGWLQGAIWSNQHVRESVTAMKQKRAGEFPALTPLQRFSELG, encoded by the coding sequence ATGAACACCCTCACCTGCTTTTCCCTCAGCATCACCGACCACGTGGCCCATCTGGTTCTGAACAAACCCGAGGCCATGAACACCATGCACCCCACCTTCTGGCGCGAGCTAGACGCGGTGCTGGCCCAGCTGCACCAGGCGGGTGAGGCGCGGGCGCTGGTCATCAGCAGCACCGGCAAACATTTCAGCGCGGGCATGGCGCTGGAAACCTTTGGCGGCGCCATCACCATGGACGACCAGAGCCCCGAGGGCCGCGCCGCCATCTTCGATCTGCTGACCGATATGCAGGCCACCTTCACCCGCATCGAGAGCCTGCGCATCCCCGTGATCATGGCCATCCATGGCGGTTGTATTGGCGGCGCGGTGGACATGGTCACGGCGGGCTGCATCCGCTACGCCACGGCCGACGCGTTCTTCTGCATCCAGGAGATCAACATCGGCATGGTGGCCGACGTGGGCACGCTGCAGCGCCTGCCCAAGCTGATCCCGCTGGGCGTGGTCAAGGAACTGGCCTACACCGGCCGCCGCCTGAGCGCTGCCAAGGCCCTGGGCTACGGCCTGGTCAACGAGGTCTTCGACACGCAAGGCGCCATGCTGGCCGCCGCCCTGCAATGCGCGCAAGAGATCGCCTGCAAGTCGCCCGTCGCCATCTGGGGCACCAAGCAGGCCGTGAACTACGCGCGCGACCATTCGGTGGAAGACAGCCTGCGCCAGATGGGCTGGCTGCAAGGCGCCATCTGGAGCAACCAGCATGTGCGCGAATCGGTCACGGCCATGAAGCAAAAGCGCGCGGGCGAGTTCCCGGCGCTCACGCCCCTGCAGCGGTTCAGCGAACTGGGCTGA
- the purD gene encoding phosphoribosylamine--glycine ligase, which translates to MKVLVIGGGGREHAMAWKLSQSPKVTKVFVAPGNGGTALNSKLENVGISDVRELRMWAQTEKIGLTVVGPEAPLAAGVVDEFRANGLRIFGPTKAAAQLESSKAFSKAFMRRHGIPTADYDTFTDPVAAHAFVDRLGAPIVIKADGLAAGKGVVVAMTLQEAHDAVDFMLVDNKYGVTHNEGADGKALPRVVIEQFLEGEEASFIVLCDGKNVLALATSQDHKRLKDGDEGPNTGGMGAYSPAPVVTADVHARAMREIILPTIRGMEKDGIPYTGFLYAGLMIDAKGHPKTLEFNCRMGDPETQPILMRLKSDFCDVMAAAADGKLDQMELQWDRRTALGVVMAAHGYPENPRKGDAITGLPAEADDAVVFHAGTQLKDGVVSVTGGRVLCVTVLADSVKQAQQRAYDVARGIHFDGAQYRHDIGFRAVK; encoded by the coding sequence ATGAAAGTACTTGTGATTGGTGGCGGCGGCCGTGAACACGCGATGGCGTGGAAGCTGAGCCAGTCCCCCAAGGTGACCAAGGTGTTTGTGGCGCCTGGCAATGGCGGCACGGCCTTGAATTCCAAGCTCGAAAACGTGGGCATCTCTGACGTGCGCGAGCTGCGCATGTGGGCCCAGACCGAGAAAATCGGCCTGACCGTGGTGGGCCCCGAGGCGCCACTGGCGGCCGGTGTGGTCGATGAGTTCCGTGCCAACGGCCTGCGCATCTTCGGCCCCACCAAGGCTGCGGCCCAGCTCGAAAGCTCCAAGGCCTTCTCCAAGGCTTTCATGCGCCGCCATGGCATCCCCACGGCCGATTACGACACCTTCACCGACCCGGTGGCGGCCCATGCGTTTGTGGACCGGCTGGGCGCCCCCATTGTCATCAAGGCCGACGGCCTGGCCGCTGGCAAGGGCGTGGTCGTTGCCATGACGCTGCAGGAGGCCCACGATGCCGTCGATTTCATGCTGGTGGACAACAAATACGGTGTGACGCACAACGAGGGCGCGGATGGGAAGGCTTTGCCGCGCGTGGTGATCGAGCAGTTCCTCGAAGGCGAGGAAGCCTCCTTCATCGTGCTGTGCGACGGCAAGAACGTGCTGGCGCTGGCCACCAGCCAGGACCACAAGCGCCTCAAAGACGGCGATGAGGGCCCCAACACCGGCGGCATGGGCGCGTATTCGCCCGCGCCCGTGGTCACGGCCGACGTGCATGCCCGCGCCATGCGCGAGATCATTCTGCCCACCATCCGGGGCATGGAAAAGGACGGCATCCCGTACACGGGCTTCCTGTATGCGGGCCTCATGATCGACGCCAAGGGCCACCCCAAGACGCTCGAATTCAACTGCCGCATGGGCGATCCCGAGACGCAGCCCATCCTGATGCGCCTCAAAAGCGATTTCTGCGATGTGATGGCCGCTGCCGCCGACGGCAAGCTCGACCAGATGGAGCTGCAATGGGACCGCCGCACGGCGCTGGGCGTGGTGATGGCAGCCCATGGCTACCCCGAGAACCCGCGCAAGGGCGATGCCATCACCGGCCTGCCCGCCGAGGCGGATGACGCGGTGGTGTTCCACGCGGGCACGCAGCTCAAGGACGGCGTGGTCAGCGTGACCGGCGGCCGCGTGCTGTGCGTCACCGTGCTGGCCGACAGCGTCAAGCAGGCGCAGCAGCGCGCGTATGACGTGGCGCGGGGCATTCACTTCGACGGCGCCCAATACCGCCACGACATCGGCTTTCGTGCCGTGAAGTGA
- the upp gene encoding uracil phosphoribosyltransferase, producing the protein MSNVTVITHPLVQHKLTLMRKKEASTNSFRRLLGELSTLMAYEVTRDMPLQDVQIETPLETMTGKVIDGKKLVLVSILRAGNGFLDGMLNVVPGARVGHIGLYRDPATLQPVEYYFKMPSEMDERDIIVVDPMLATGNSAAAAVERLKKLNPRSIKFVCLLAAPEGIATLQKAHPDVQIFTAAIDRELSDHGYILPGLGDAGDRIFGTK; encoded by the coding sequence ATGAGCAACGTCACCGTCATCACCCACCCCCTCGTCCAGCACAAGCTCACGCTGATGCGCAAGAAGGAAGCCAGCACCAACAGCTTTCGCCGCCTGCTGGGCGAGCTCTCCACGCTGATGGCCTATGAAGTCACGCGCGACATGCCCCTGCAGGACGTGCAGATCGAGACCCCGCTTGAAACCATGACCGGCAAGGTCATCGATGGCAAAAAGCTGGTGCTGGTGTCCATCCTGCGCGCGGGCAACGGCTTTCTGGACGGCATGCTCAACGTGGTGCCCGGCGCCCGCGTGGGCCACATCGGCCTGTACCGCGACCCGGCCACGCTGCAGCCCGTGGAGTACTACTTCAAGATGCCCTCCGAGATGGACGAGCGCGACATCATCGTGGTCGATCCCATGCTGGCCACCGGCAACTCGGCCGCCGCCGCGGTGGAGCGCCTCAAAAAGCTCAATCCCCGCTCGATCAAGTTCGTGTGCCTGCTGGCCGCGCCCGAGGGCATTGCCACGCTGCAAAAAGCCCACCCCGACGTGCAGATCTTCACCGCCGCCATCGACCGCGAACTGAGCGACCACGGCTACATCCTGCCCGGCCTGGGCGATGCGGGCGACCGCATCTTTGGCACCAAGTAA
- a CDS encoding GGDEF domain-containing protein, whose amino-acid sequence MHSPTLVILAGILAALVTTVLYAVWHFNKGIPGLRLWMLSFLSGAVFCASLLVRDYVPEVLAVVLSQVSIAVAAYLCFLGGRAYMGRPPLPHAVAATAIVGVVAAAVYFTVVQPNLAIRFALAGSVSGVCFLLTAHTVARGGVRDVPARYLFSLVAGLHGLFLLLRQLLFRLAMPGSGEEAGADMVVLLSQFVVLEATLSLVLMAFGTLMLTNEHITRELRHLAEMDPLTDVFNRRAFLTLLEKAISSAHRIQSDLSVLAIDLDHFKMVNDTCGHKGGDDVLRHFVGLASGCLRNEDVMGRMGGEEFVIFLPNASRAGTLSVAERLRALVASQPVLTDRGPIHLTVSIGATQYLPGDSSDALLQRADDAMYLAKAHGRNRVEALAIAQPV is encoded by the coding sequence GTGCACAGCCCAACGCTCGTCATCCTTGCTGGCATTCTTGCCGCGCTGGTCACCACGGTGCTTTATGCCGTGTGGCATTTCAACAAGGGCATTCCCGGCTTGCGGCTGTGGATGCTGTCTTTTCTGAGCGGGGCGGTTTTTTGCGCCAGCTTGCTGGTGCGCGACTACGTGCCGGAAGTGCTGGCGGTGGTGCTGTCGCAGGTGAGCATTGCCGTGGCGGCGTACCTCTGCTTTCTAGGCGGCCGTGCGTACATGGGGCGGCCGCCTTTGCCGCATGCGGTTGCTGCGACGGCTATCGTTGGCGTGGTGGCTGCAGCGGTGTATTTCACGGTGGTGCAGCCGAACCTGGCGATCCGGTTTGCGCTGGCGGGTTCGGTTTCTGGCGTGTGTTTTTTGCTCACAGCCCACACCGTGGCGCGCGGCGGCGTTCGGGACGTGCCCGCACGCTATCTGTTTTCCCTCGTGGCCGGTCTGCATGGGCTTTTCCTGCTGTTGCGGCAGCTGCTGTTCAGGCTGGCCATGCCGGGTTCGGGGGAGGAGGCTGGCGCCGACATGGTGGTGCTGCTATCGCAGTTTGTGGTGCTTGAAGCCACGTTGTCCCTGGTGCTGATGGCGTTTGGCACGCTGATGCTGACCAATGAGCACATCACCCGAGAGTTGCGCCACCTGGCCGAGATGGACCCGCTCACCGACGTATTCAACCGGCGAGCGTTCCTCACGTTGCTCGAAAAAGCCATCAGCAGTGCGCACCGCATACAGTCCGATCTTTCCGTGCTGGCGATTGACCTGGACCATTTCAAGATGGTCAATGACACCTGCGGGCACAAAGGCGGCGACGATGTGCTGCGCCATTTTGTCGGCCTGGCCAGCGGCTGCCTGCGCAATGAGGACGTGATGGGGCGGATGGGCGGCGAGGAGTTCGTCATTTTTTTGCCCAACGCCAGCCGCGCGGGGACCCTTTCCGTGGCTGAGCGCCTGCGCGCCCTGGTGGCCAGCCAGCCGGTGTTGACGGACCGTGGCCCCATCCACCTGACGGTGAGCATCGGGGCCACGCAATACCTGCCTGGTGATTCGTCAGACGCCCTTTTGCAGCGCGCCGACGATGCCATGTACCTGGCCAAGGCGCACGGCCGCAACCGGGTCGAGGCACTGGCCATCGCGCAACCTGTGTGA
- a CDS encoding threo-3-hydroxy-L-aspartate ammonia-lyase, with protein MTQTPFSVPAYVPTYADVADAAHRLHGMAHRTPVLRSSTADERLGAQLFFKCENLQRTGAFKFRGAFNTLAQFTDEQRKGGVLAFSAGNHAQAIAMSARLLDMPAVIVMPEDAPASKMAATRGYGAQVVTYNRYTEDREAISRRLAQERGMTLVPPYDHPHVIAGQGTAAKELLEEVPNLDYLFVCVGGGGLLAGSLLAAEALAPHCRVVGVEPQAGSDGQQSFRAGHIVQIATPHTIADGAQTQALGQLTFPVIQRLADDMVTATDEQLVQALRFFAERMKIVVEPTGALAFAGAEHGGVDVRGARVGILISGGNVDLARYSRFLAD; from the coding sequence ATGACCCAGACACCCTTTTCCGTGCCCGCTTATGTGCCAACGTATGCCGATGTGGCCGATGCCGCCCATCGCCTGCACGGCATGGCGCACCGCACGCCCGTGCTGCGCTCCAGCACCGCAGACGAGCGGCTGGGCGCGCAGCTGTTCTTCAAGTGCGAGAACCTGCAGCGCACCGGCGCCTTCAAGTTCCGCGGTGCCTTCAACACCCTGGCCCAGTTCACCGACGAGCAGCGCAAGGGCGGCGTGCTGGCGTTCTCGGCCGGCAACCACGCCCAGGCCATTGCCATGTCGGCCCGGCTGCTGGACATGCCCGCCGTCATCGTCATGCCCGAAGACGCGCCCGCCAGCAAGATGGCCGCCACGCGCGGCTATGGCGCGCAGGTGGTCACCTACAACCGCTACACCGAAGACCGCGAGGCCATCAGCCGGCGCCTGGCGCAAGAGCGCGGCATGACGCTGGTGCCGCCGTATGACCACCCGCACGTCATCGCCGGGCAAGGCACCGCGGCCAAGGAGCTGCTGGAAGAAGTGCCCAACCTCGACTACCTCTTTGTGTGCGTGGGCGGTGGCGGCCTGCTGGCTGGCAGCCTGCTGGCCGCCGAGGCGCTGGCCCCGCACTGCCGTGTGGTGGGCGTGGAGCCCCAGGCGGGCAGCGATGGCCAGCAGTCGTTTCGCGCGGGGCACATCGTGCAGATCGCCACGCCGCACACCATTGCCGACGGCGCGCAAACGCAGGCGCTGGGCCAGCTCACCTTCCCTGTCATCCAGCGCCTGGCGGACGACATGGTCACCGCCACCGACGAACAGCTGGTGCAAGCCCTGCGCTTTTTTGCCGAGCGCATGAAGATCGTGGTCGAACCCACGGGCGCGCTGGCCTTTGCCGGCGCAGAGCACGGCGGTGTGGATGTGCGGGGCGCCCGGGTGGGCATTCTGATCAGCGGCGGCAATGTCGATCTGGCGCGCTATTCGCGCTTTCTGGCAGACTGA
- a CDS encoding nucleoside recognition domain-containing protein codes for MLNTLWLGFFVTAAIAALAQWLVGGNAQIFAAMVEALFAMAKLSVEVMVLLFGTLTLWLGFLRIAEKAGIVNAVARWLAPLFARLMPGVPRGHPALGLMTLNFAANALGLDNAATPMGLKAMRALQELNPQPDTATNAQILFLVLNASSLTLLPVTIFMYRMQQGAPDPTLVFLPILLATSASTLVGLLSVAVVQRLPLFSPVVLAYLLPVALGLAGFMALLATLSAAALAQLSSLLGNLTLFALVLLFVCVGAWRKVAVYEAFIEGAKEGFDVAKGLLPYLVAMLCAVGVFRASGALGYVLDAIRWCVQVLGMDARFVDALPTALVKPFSGSAARAMLIETMQSQGVDSFAALAAATIQGSTETTFYVLAVYFGAVGIQRARHAVACALLAELAGVVAAIVVCYRFFG; via the coding sequence TTGCTCAACACCCTCTGGCTGGGCTTCTTTGTCACCGCTGCCATCGCCGCGCTGGCCCAATGGCTGGTGGGCGGCAACGCCCAGATCTTTGCCGCCATGGTCGAGGCCCTGTTTGCCATGGCCAAACTGTCGGTCGAGGTGATGGTGCTGCTGTTTGGCACGCTCACGCTGTGGCTGGGCTTTTTGCGCATCGCCGAAAAGGCCGGCATCGTGAACGCCGTGGCGCGCTGGCTGGCGCCGCTGTTTGCGCGGCTGATGCCCGGCGTGCCGCGCGGCCACCCGGCCCTGGGACTGATGACGCTGAACTTTGCCGCCAACGCGCTGGGGCTGGACAACGCCGCCACGCCCATGGGCCTGAAAGCCATGCGTGCGCTGCAAGAGCTGAACCCGCAGCCCGACACTGCCACCAACGCGCAGATTCTGTTTTTGGTGCTCAACGCCTCGTCGCTCACGCTGCTGCCGGTCACCATCTTCATGTACCGCATGCAGCAGGGCGCGCCCGACCCGACGCTGGTGTTCCTGCCCATCCTGCTGGCCACTTCGGCATCGACGCTGGTGGGGCTGCTCAGCGTGGCCGTGGTGCAGCGGCTGCCGCTGTTCAGCCCGGTGGTGCTGGCCTATTTGCTGCCGGTGGCGCTGGGGCTGGCGGGCTTCATGGCGCTGCTGGCCACATTGAGCGCGGCGGCGCTGGCGCAGCTGTCGTCGCTGCTGGGCAACCTCACGCTGTTTGCGTTGGTGCTGCTGTTTGTTTGCGTGGGCGCATGGCGCAAGGTGGCCGTGTACGAGGCCTTCATCGAAGGCGCCAAAGAGGGTTTTGACGTGGCCAAGGGCCTGCTGCCCTACCTGGTGGCCATGCTGTGCGCGGTGGGGGTGTTTCGCGCCTCGGGCGCCCTGGGCTATGTGCTGGACGCCATCCGCTGGTGCGTGCAGGTGCTGGGCATGGATGCGCGCTTTGTCGATGCGCTGCCCACGGCGCTGGTCAAGCCGTTTTCGGGCAGCGCGGCGCGCGCCATGCTGATCGAAACCATGCAGAGCCAGGGCGTGGACAGCTTCGCCGCGCTGGCGGCCGCCACCATCCAGGGCAGCACCGAAACCACGTTTTATGTGCTGGCGGTGTACTTTGGCGCCGTGGGCATCCAGCGGGCGCGCCATGCGGTGGCCTGCGCGCTGCTGGCGGAGCTGGCCGGTGTAGTGGCGGCCATTGTGGTGTGCTACCGGTTTTTTGGCTGA
- the hemF gene encoding oxygen-dependent coproporphyrinogen oxidase, whose amino-acid sequence MQQPGLNPATTVATVRSYLQGLQARITDALEAVEGEGGARFLADAWRKPAGEPLQGDGITKILEGGRVFERAGCGFSHVRGPQLPPSATQHRPELAGAPFEAMGVSLVFHPRNPYVPTVHMNVRMIAAGHPGQTPTCWFGGGMDLTPYYGFEEDAVHFHRTCRDALAPFGDDKYPRFKQWCDEYFYLKHRSEQRGVGGVFYDDFSELGFEQSLAMTQSVGDAFLKAYLPIVEKRQNLPFGERERDFQLYRRGRYVEFNLVWDRGTHFGLQSGGRTESILLSMPPLVSWSYQRSDAADSAEADLTQRFLVRRDWLTGGPGANA is encoded by the coding sequence ATGCAACAACCTGGATTGAATCCGGCCACGACCGTGGCGACCGTACGCAGCTATTTGCAGGGCCTGCAGGCGCGCATCACCGATGCGCTCGAAGCCGTGGAAGGTGAGGGCGGTGCGCGTTTTCTGGCCGATGCCTGGCGCAAGCCCGCTGGCGAGCCGTTGCAGGGCGACGGCATCACCAAGATCCTGGAAGGCGGCCGTGTGTTCGAACGCGCGGGTTGTGGCTTCAGCCATGTGCGCGGCCCGCAACTGCCGCCTTCGGCCACGCAGCACCGGCCCGAGCTGGCGGGCGCGCCGTTCGAGGCCATGGGCGTGTCGCTGGTGTTCCACCCGCGCAATCCCTATGTGCCCACGGTGCACATGAACGTGCGCATGATCGCGGCCGGCCACCCGGGGCAAACGCCGACTTGCTGGTTTGGCGGCGGGATGGACCTCACGCCGTACTACGGCTTCGAGGAAGACGCGGTGCACTTTCACCGCACCTGCCGCGATGCGCTGGCACCCTTTGGCGATGACAAGTACCCGCGTTTCAAGCAGTGGTGCGATGAATACTTCTACCTCAAGCACCGCAGCGAGCAACGCGGCGTGGGCGGTGTGTTCTATGACGACTTTTCGGAGCTCGGTTTTGAGCAGAGCCTGGCGATGACGCAGTCGGTGGGCGATGCCTTCCTCAAGGCCTATCTGCCCATCGTGGAAAAGCGTCAGAACCTGCCGTTTGGCGAGCGCGAGCGCGACTTCCAGCTCTACCGGCGCGGCCGCTATGTGGAGTTCAACCTGGTGTGGGATCGGGGCACGCATTTCGGGCTGCAATCAGGCGGGCGCACCGAGTCCATCCTGCTGTCCATGCCGCCGCTGGTATCGTGGTCGTACCAGCGCTCCGACGCCGCCGATTCGGCCGAAGCGGACCTGACACAGCGCTTTCTGGTGCGGCGCGACTGGCTGACTGGCGGGCCTGGCGCCAACGCCTGA
- a CDS encoding YebC/PmpR family DNA-binding transcriptional regulator produces MGAQWKAKGKAQVADARGKLFGKLAKEIMVAARGGADPAGNSRLRLVVEQARKVSMPKETLERAIKKGAGIGDEAVHFEHVIYEGFAPHQVAVMVECLTDNVNRTAPEMRVLFRKGQLGTSGSVAWDFNHVGMIEAEPSTPGADPELAAIEAGAQDFEAGDEEGTTTFWTDPTDLDLVSRALPAQGFTVLSAKLGYKPKNPVNPANLTAEQLEEVESFLAAIDANDDVQNVYVSLGS; encoded by the coding sequence ATGGGCGCCCAGTGGAAAGCAAAAGGTAAGGCACAAGTCGCAGATGCCAGAGGCAAGCTGTTTGGCAAGCTGGCCAAGGAAATCATGGTGGCGGCGCGCGGTGGTGCCGATCCGGCCGGCAATTCGCGCCTGCGCCTCGTGGTCGAGCAGGCCCGCAAGGTCTCGATGCCCAAGGAAACGCTGGAGCGCGCCATCAAGAAGGGCGCCGGCATCGGCGACGAGGCCGTCCATTTCGAGCATGTGATTTACGAGGGCTTTGCGCCCCACCAGGTGGCCGTGATGGTCGAATGCCTGACCGACAACGTCAACCGCACCGCGCCCGAAATGCGCGTGCTGTTCCGCAAGGGCCAGCTGGGCACCTCGGGCTCGGTGGCGTGGGATTTCAACCATGTGGGCATGATCGAGGCCGAGCCCTCCACCCCCGGCGCCGACCCCGAGCTGGCCGCCATCGAAGCCGGCGCGCAAGACTTTGAAGCCGGCGACGAAGAGGGCACCACCACGTTCTGGACCGACCCGACCGACCTGGACCTGGTCAGCCGCGCGCTGCCCGCGCAGGGCTTTACCGTACTGTCGGCCAAGCTGGGCTACAAGCCCAAGAACCCGGTCAACCCCGCCAATTTGACGGCAGAGCAGCTGGAAGAGGTCGAGAGCTTTCTGGCCGCCATTGACGCCAACGACGACGTGCAGAACGTCTATGTGAGCCTGGGCAGCTGA